Proteins encoded by one window of Ruminococcaceae bacterium R-25:
- a CDS encoding hybrid cluster-associated redox disulfide protein, which translates to MIVTKDTIIGDVVMADEGIAPILMSAGLHCLGCALASGETIEEACMVHGMDCDALVEEINNYFQSKG; encoded by the coding sequence ATGATAGTTACTAAAGATACAATTATCGGTGATGTTGTAATGGCAGATGAGGGAATCGCTCCGATCCTCATGTCTGCAGGTCTTCACTGCCTCGGCTGTGCACTCGCTTCCGGTGAAACAATCGAAGAAGCTTGCATGGTTCACGGTATGGACTGCGACGCTCTCGTAGAAGAGATCAACAACTATTTCCAGTCCAAGGGCTGA